cggctgTGCGgatggcgccgtcgcgggcggcgcgggcggcgcgcgcgaatcgcccgcgccgcccgcgggagCGGAAACTTCAGCCGTCGGctcgtcccgcgcctcctccttcgccgcgcggtcgagccccgcggcggtctcgagcgcgggcgaaGTTGGCGCGAGCTGACCTGGTggtggcgcgagcgcggcgagcgcggtggccgtGGAGccctgcgtcgcggcgagcgccagcgggttggcgagcgcgccgagctgtGTGGCGAAGATGTTCCCCGCCGCCTGAGCGGCTCCCGGGTTCATCatcatcgccatcgccgccatcgcctgcGGATTCGtgcccgccatcgcgccctgcatcgccgcgagctgctgctgctggagcaccatcgcgctcatcgccgcgtacTGCGACGGACTCATGCCGCCCAGCGCGGctgcgcgcatcgccgcctgctGCGTCTCCacgagccgcgccgcctgctcctGCGCCTCACGCTGCGCGCgtatcgccgccgccatcgccgcgaccggaTCGTTCGAGGTGAACCCGGCGTTGGGGTCGCCGGAGgctggcgcgtcgccgccgccgcgccccgcgggcggATCCCCCTGCCCGCTCATCTCTCACGTTCCCACAGCCGCGAACTCACGGCGGGACGTCTTACACGGTCGCGCGAGATGACGGATGACgtgcggcgtccgcgccgaaaCGTTTCACGCGCGTCGGGTGTCGCCCGGCCTCGCTCCGTGGACCGCGGGGGGCTCGGATGATGGGCGTCAACGGCGGATGattcgcgggcgcgtcgtgcgtggacgagtcgcgcgcgtcgcggattGGGGGTGGCGTGGGGACTGCGAGAAAAAGTCCCTTTTTTTCGGTGGCCGAGATTCGATGTCTGCTCGAACGTGTTTGCGGTTGCAAATTCGAGTTTCTCGAGGGTTCCCACGCGTGGAACGGTTTGATCGATGCATTTCATTTTTGACATGTTCACGACAGCAAACAAGTCAGAGATGAGCTCGGCCCTTGAGATATGCCAACAAAAAAAAATATCCTGACGCAGCGCGCGTGTTTATCTGAAAACGACGAGTTGAGGCTTCGAGTTCATAGTAGTGGAGGGTGGTACCgtccggcgctggcggacggTTCAGTGGTCGACAAGGTGAGGATATCGtcttcgcgtcgcgaccgcgcgcgcgaaaccCGGTTCGTCGGACCCGCGTCGCtcccgaacgcgcgcgtcccttGGCGAATTCCGCCCCGCGAAAAAAGAAAGAAACCAAACCCGGCGGATTTAGCCACGAGGATCCGACGGGCCCCACCGGCTCGAGCTCTCCTGCTGACTTCCCCGCGCGTTTCTCCGTCCCTCCCAGGCGTTCGACCCATCGGTAAAGAGAAGTCAGGGTAATTAAGCGGTGACAAGCAtggcggtgagcgcccgAGCCGCGTCTCGTCCTCCACCCCTCGTTTTCTTGTTGTTGTTGAATCGAGCCATTCTTCACGCAATTTTTCACCCGCACCCGaacctccgcgcggtgctgaCGTCCCGATTCGCTCCCAACCCGCAGAACTGGGCCGACGAAGACGCGAACCATCTTCCGAGTATCCCCCAGGGATTCGGCGGGTTCCCCGGCTCCCccgtgcgcgggggcgccttCCCGTCCGGACTGTCCCCGCCCGGTGGAGGATTCTCGCCccccggcggcctcggcggagtgttccacccgccgcccggcatGCCGGGCTTCGCCCCGGGACGGTCCCCGCCCAACTACTCGTTCGGCACCGGCGTGCCGAACGCCGCcaacgacggacgcggcccACCCGGGGGCGGCTACCCGGGCGCGCCCGATCCGCACTTCTCCGGTCCCCGATCCCCGGGTTCCGGAAACTCCTTCCACTTCGGCGCCGGTCCAACCGGAGCGTCGCCCCCGCAAccgcacgcgtccaccaACGGCGTCCCACCGATCGgctcgcccccgtccccgggaCGGGGCTACCAGGAggcccgccccgcgcgtcccacgATGCCCGTGCCATCCTCCCCGCCCTTCACCGCCTTCGTCGGTAACTTTCCGTACGAGTGCCCGAGGGAGGAAGTCGTCGGTCTCTTCACCGCCAACGCgtgcgcgatcgccgacgtccgcATGGTCCGCAACAGGGATACCGACCGACCGCGCGGGTACTTTCTCGAGTTCGAGGACAAGGCGAgcctggagcgcgcgctcacGTTCGACCAGTACAACATGGGCGGGCGGCCCCTTCGCGTCAACGTCGCGGAGGGTAAGCCGGATAGGCGCGATaggttcggcggcggcggcggcttcgccgaCCGTTACAACGaacgcgaccgacgcgggggcggcttTGCCGACCGTTACaacgacgccaccggcggcaagccgggcggaggcgggagCTTCGGGCGAagggagggcggcgcgggctaccaggaggctcgcggcggcggcggcggcggcggtcgcggcgacaaGGCTTCGTttaccggcggcggctaccacgccccgcgcggcggcggcggggaccgcGGTCGCCGCTCGTTCGACcgcgacccggacgcgccgccgcccgagggcAGGAAGAAGCTGGAGCTCAAGCCCAggtccgccgacgcggacgcggctcagccgtcggcgcccgcgtccggaTCCTCGTCCAAGCCCAACCCCTTCGGATCGGCCAAGCCCGTCGATACCACCGCGaagatcgcggaggcggagcgcaaGATCCAGGAGGAGAAGGACCGCGTCAACGCAaaggcgggcgtcgccgcgaagggcgaggTTCCCGCGCCCAAGCCCCTCTCCAAATCTGCGGTGCAGCccgacgccaagcgcaaACCGATCGTCTTGGCTCCCGAGGAGAACGCCAAGATCGAAGCCACCAACGTTTTCGCGCTGCTgaacatggacgacgacgaggacggcgacgacacggaggcggacgccaaggacggcgacggagaggagGAAGCCAAGGAGGAGCTGTGACGCTGCCGACTTGTGAACTCGCAAGAAACttgtacgaaggtaaaacTGTAAAATTGACGGAGAGCTCGAGAGGAGGCACTGGAGGGTGGGTGGTGGGTGGAGCAGGACTCAGAGAGTACATCACGTGGGTGACGCGCGACTACTGCCGCGCAGCGCAGCGCATATGAGACGACACTTTGCAATGCAGACGAGTACATACGAAACACGGCAAACGAGGTTCACGGCAAAAGGTTTTTTCCAACGTCGCCTTCGCTTTCAAAACGCGCCAAAGCCGAAGCTCTCGACGCTCGCACCTAGGTAATATAAGACTATACACGCGTCCCAGATCTCCGCTcgcgagcccggcgagcgcgcacgGGAATAGGATCACATCGACGCGTCAACCGCGGCCGATCGGGTTGACCCGTCGCCGTAGCCGCCTCTTTTTTCTTCAACGCGACTCGATAAAaccatccgccgccgacaaaAACCCCGACAACCGACGCTCGATCGACTCCCCAACCCAAGTTGTTTATCAACTCCACTGCTCCACGTTCTGCGGCATCGGCAGACCCCTCTCCGCGTACCGCATCCTCGGTAAGTAACCGTCGTTCGCcaccagcgtcgccgcgacgtccgccgcctccgccagctccacgagcaccggcacggcgtcgagcaaATCGCAATCCGTCGGGTCGTCGATGAAGCTGCTGATGGGCAGCGCGTTTTGAGGCTGAAACGCGTACGAGTGCGGCGAGTTATCCAGTATGATGGTCCGCTCCAGCGGTCGCCCCAGCGACGTCAGGTCCTTGACGTAGTTCCCCTGGAACGGGTAGCAGCTCTCGCGGAACAGCCTCCACCGGATGACGTTGTGTACGTCCAGCAGATCCAACAGCGGATCCGCGTACTTGGCCagcgacgcggtgaacaCCACAATCTCGTAGTGCTTGCCCATCTCCTCCATGAAGTAATCCACGTACGGCCTCTTTAAAACGTACACGTCCGTCAGCGTCCCCGGATCGATCTCCACGGGTATCACGTAATCCGCGTTGGGCACAGGTTTGAACGACGAGTGCACCAGCGTCTCGTCCAGATCCAGCACGAGGCACGGCTTGTCGGactcggcggccgcgggaggTCCGATGAACGCGGGACCCGTgtgcatcgccgccgcgagcggggtCGGATCGTGCGGGGGTATCGCCGAGGTGTACGTGACCGGCTGCGGGGGGCGAAGGAAACGGGGAGAGGGGCGGGGTCAGCGTCCCTCGGTTGGGGAGCGGCGAGAAGATTAATCAAATCAAATCGTGCGCCGGTTCCAAGGGACGGTCCCCGGGTcggagcgggaggaggctcGTCTGACGTTGGATTTCGCgcgggagggggaggggaattggcgagcgcgtcgcctcgcgcgggcgcgctcgagggccGGTGCACTCACGTGAAGCTGCGTACTCCGCTCTTCCGGCGGCCTCACGCAGCAGAAAAACTTTCCCAGCCATCCCGCATCCCTCCGCGCCGGTttcgtcggcgcggccgcgacgggcgacggtCGCCTGAACGATTGCGCCGATgtcctcgcgacggacgcgtacgccggcgccgccgtcacctGCGTGatgacgctcgcggcggcgtccggcggcatcggcgacgaattgaacccgccgccgttcccgcccgccgcgcccggaccGACGatccctcccgcgcccgcgccgtcctcgtctcGCGTCCACATCGTCCGCCCGACTTTTGTCGGGGATCCTGGGGTCCGAGGGGCGGGAGGACCTGAACcccggtcgccgtcgccgggcacCTCCACGTCCAGCGCCTGGAACGCGGGTTTCGTCGGGGTGGAATGCGGGTCCGCCGTCATGTTTCGTCGACCCCGATACGCCCCTCCGacaagccgccgccccttGAGCGCGCTGGCCGAATGCGAATTCAAGTGGGCAACCAAAGCCAGGCCAGGTGGTGATGAACGGGCTGCCAGGTGTGAACGAGCCCGCCTGTGCCTGTGTTTACCCGAGGGCTAATACCCGTTAACGCCACAGACATCACGGTCAGGATCGTAGTCTATTTACTTTTGTGGATCCTTTCCGATGGCGAAACGAAAATGGACCGAAAATAACAACGCGAGGCAGTCAGGTTGGGCCCTTCCCCCACGGACACAACCGAGACGATGTGGAGGCACCGCGCGAGGACCTTCGAtgcgatcgcgtcggcggcgcgcgccagccGACCCTCGCATCGCCCCGCGATggatgccgcgcgcgccctctcAACCtcacccgtcgcggcggcggcgtccgccgccccacccgcggcgcgttctCGAGACCACCAGCGATGGGGGgcttccaccgccgccgcgcccttcgcggtcgcgagcctcgcggccgccgccgcggcggcgacgggttacgtcgccgccgcgcgtgatccagtccgcgccgacgcggcgtcccAGACGCGAAATCCGAAAGCCGCGGTCGGATCGCTCCCGTACGACCGAGCGCAGAGCGTCGCCGATTGGCTCCTCGCGAAGGGCGCCACCCTCCCGGGCGTTCACATCCGCCCGGTGgacgccggccgcgcgcacgtcgaggAGCACGGCATGGGACTCTACGCGTCCAAAGACGTCCACGCCCTcgagcccgcgtcgtccggcggcggcggcggcggcgggttcttcggcgcggggcgggcgcgggcggggccgGTGACGTTGGCGTCCATCCcgctggcgctggcgctgacCTCCAAGGCGTGCGTCGAGCACGAAGCCGTCGGCGAATGCTTCCGATCGctgatggacgacgacgtcatcgacgagcgCATGGCGGTGATGCTGCTGTTGATACTGgagaggaggcgcggggcgcgatcgcccgcggcgccgtacgtCGAGGCCATCCCCGCCAGGTTCCGCACCCCGCTGCActactcggacgacgagactCGGGGTTTGTTAGGCACGAACCttcacgcggcgacgtcgcaaCAGCGCAAgacgctcgagctcgtccttcGCGAACGCGTGCGTCCCGCGGGTGCGAGGTTGTTTGCGGCGATGCGGGCGTGGGAacgggagcggcgcgggtggtTCGGTCGGACGTTCGTCGGCGGGttcacgagcgcggggaaaATCACCGAAGACGAATTCAGGTGGGCGTACTCTGCGTACTGGTCTCGCGCGCTCTCGCTGCCGATAGGCGCGGACCCCAGCGCGCCGACCGTCGAGGCCATCGTCCCCGGGATCGACTTCGCCAACCACAGCTGCGGCGCGCCCAACGCCAGGTGGGAGGTGAGGGGCGTTCGAGGAGGGGCGCCCGACCCTAACGACCCGAGCGGATCGGGCCCGAGGGTCGAGTTGCTCGGCGAATTTGGTTCGTtaccggcgccgggcgaggaggtggtgaTATCGTACGGCGATAAGACCAACGAGGAGCTCCTGTTCGTGCACGGGTTCGCGGACCGGGATAACCcccacgacgcgctcgtgctgcAGCCCCCTTGGGCCGTCGACGGaatcggcgagggcggtaaATTAACGGATGGCGATAAAAAGGATCTCAAATCGAAGGAGACaagggaggagcgcgagctgagGATCGAGGCGAATCGATCGAGGGAGGCGCTTCGAAAGTTCAGGGGCCTGCCCTCGCAGGTGGTCCTTCCCGCggtgccccccgcgcggggccTCGCGGGCCTCGACGAGACAACCGTCGATACCCTGACGCTGTGGGGCCTGTCCCCGAAAGCGCTCGAGTACGAGCTCcacgcggaggtggcgacgcgacTCGCGGGTCTGTCCGAGAgggaggcgggcgaggaTGCGGAACGGACGGTCGGGCGATCGAGCCCCACCGtcgccgaacgacgcgccgcggcgttgaacgcgctgcgcgacgcgctggacgcgcaaggcgcgaggctcgaggaggcgacgggctTTGGTCAATCgaaggggcgcggcgacgaaggcggccaTCGggggccggcggcggggagcagggcggccatcgccgcggcggtcaaggcggcgtCCGAGCGGAGGGttgacgaggtcgtcgcggcggacccgttggcgccgccggttgtcaaggcggcggcggtgtacCGCAGCGGGgtggcgaggatgacgaggaggtACGCaaacgaggcggcgaggtggaagTGACGCAAAGTCGTTAACTCAGGTGAAAGTTTTATGAGTAAGTCGTCGAGTCGATCGTTAATGAGaacgcccgtcgcgtcgccgtttcGAGTCTGAAGAAATCCGGtgctccgacggcggcggttctcATCCTCCGTCTTCCGATGACGTTTCATCTTCTGATGAACCTGACGATTGCTCATcggcgtcatcggcggcatcgtccgagtccgagttcGCGAGCCACTCGTTCTGGTGAAAAATTTCCCAATCACGCGGGGTGGGCTCGGGGCATcccagcgccctcgcccagtCCACGAAACGCTCGTCGAAGATGTGTTCGTCCTGGGATGTTCGTAAAGGGTTGTCTTCCCACAGTGCGTATGCCATTATGAGTCCGTTCCAGGGTATCGTGCGACCCTCCGTTAGCAAAACATCAACCAACCACCTGGCCAGACGCAGGTTTCCCCTCCGGGCAGCCCATTCCATTGCGTTTATTGTGTAGGTTGTGAAATCGATTGCGCGATGGTCCGACAGGTATTTCAAGAttcgctcgtcgacgatgcaTGTAGAGTGATAGTCTTCCAATCTGTCGATACGGCAGCCTTGCTCTTCGTGCAGCCACTTCAGGAGCTCGAGGTGACCTTTCAAAGCGGCGTGTTTGCAGACGCATGTGGGGACTGGGCACCCCGCTTCGCGCAACAGAAGAAACATATCCTTGCGATCCTGCCTGACAGCTTGCAAGATGGCGCTGCAAGGCATCGCGCAGTTCTCGGAGATGACCCACTTCAACACGTCGATGTTTCCAGCCTCCACAGCCTTCTCGGTAAAGTTTGCGTCGAACTTGGCCCCGTTTTCTTTCGCCCacttcgcgagctcgacggtcTCGAAGAGCTCAGGGTTGACGTAATGCACCGTTGGACAGTTCTTAGAACATTGACAGATCCACTCACGTGACAGCTGCAGAGTGAATAACTCGCAATCGCACCCCGGCTCAGAGCATACCCCGCTCAACGCCCCGGTGGCGGTCACCTCAGCTTTCAACTTTTTCGAGGTTTGCCACAGCAACGACGTGGTCGTCAAGTCGAGGTGCTTCAagacgagctcatcgcggaagacgtcgggcgcgtggtctgccagcgcctcgagcaggTTGAATTCCTCAATCTGTTTCTTCCTGCTGCGGGTTAAGATCCGCCCGACAAATCGCAGCATGGCGCTCGTCGCTCTGGCGTCAGGGGGGTGCCCTCGGTTTTTAGAGCCCCTCGTTTTCA
This DNA window, taken from Micromonas commoda chromosome 2, complete sequence, encodes the following:
- a CDS encoding predicted protein; the protein is MAVSARAASRPPPLVFLLLLNRAILHAIFHPHPNLRAVLTSRFAPNPQNWADEDANHLPSIPQGFGGFPGSPVRGGAFPSGLSPPGGGFSPPGGLGGVFHPPPGMPGFAPGRSPPNYSFGTGVPNAANDGRGPPGGGYPGAPDPHFSGPRSPGSGNSFHFGAGPTGASPPQPHASTNGVPPIGSPPSPGRGYQEARPARPTMPVPSSPPFTAFVGNFPYECPREEVVGLFTANACAIADVRMVRNRDTDRPRGYFLEFEDKASLERALTFDQYNMGGRPLRVNVAEGKPDRRDRFGGGGGFADRYNERDRRGGGFADRYNDATGGKPGGGGSFGRREGGAGYQEARGGGGGGGRGDKASFTGGGYHAPRGGGGDRGRRSFDRDPDAPPPEGRKKLELKPRSADADAAQPSAPASGSSSKPNPFGSAKPVDTTAKIAEAERKIQEEKDRVNAKAGVAAKGEVPAPKPLSKSAVQPDAKRKPIVLAPEENAKIEATNVFALLNMDDDEDGDDTEADAKDGDGEEEAKEEL
- a CDS encoding predicted protein; its protein translation is ESDKPCLVLDLDETLVHSSFKPVPNADYVIPVEIDPGTLTDVYVLKRPYVDYFMEEMGKHYEIVVFTASLAKYADPLLDLLDVHNVIRWRLFRESCYPFQGNYVKDLTSLGRPLERTIILDNSPHSYAFQPQNALPISSFIDDPTDCDLLDAVPVLVEL
- a CDS encoding predicted protein, encoding MDDDVIDERMAVMLLLILERRRGARSPAAPYVEAIPARFRTPLHYSDDETRGLLGTNLHAATSQQRKTLELVLRERVRPAGARLFAAMRAWERERRGWFGRTFVGGFTSAGKITEDEFRWAYSAYWSRALSLPIGADPSAPTVEAIVPGIDFANHSCGAPNARWEVRGVRGGAPDPNDPSGSGPRVELLGEFGSLPAPGEEVVISYGDKTNEELLFVHGFADRDNPHDALVLQPPWAVVLPAVPPARGLAGLDETTVDTLTLWGLSPKALEYELHAEAASERRVDEVVAADPLAPPVVKAAAVYRSGVARMTRRYANEAARWK
- a CDS encoding predicted protein, yielding MLRFVGRILTRSRKKQIEEFNLLEALADHAPDVFRDELVLKHLDLTTTSLLWQTSKKLKAEVTATGALSGVCSEPGCDCELFTLQLSREWICQCSKNCPTVHYVNPELFETVELAKWAKENGAKFDANFTEKAVEAGNIDVLKWVISENCAMPCSAILQAVRQDRKDMFLLLREAGCPVPTCVCKHAALKGHLELLKWLHEEQGCRIDRLEDYHSTCIVDERILKYLSDHRAIDFTTYTINAMEWAARRGNLRLARWLVDVLLTEGRTIPWNGLIMAYALWEDNPLRTSQDEHIFDERFVDWARALGCPEPTPRDWEIFHQNEWLANSDSDDAADDADEQSSGSSEDETSSEDGG